The nucleotide sequence CCGGAGGTCGTGCGGTGGACGGACGACGGCATCGTCCTCGAGTGGATCGACGAGGCCCCGGGCCGGCGCCCGTCCGGGACCGAGGTGGAGTGCGGGCGCGGGCTCGCGGCGCTGCACCGGGTGCGGGGGAAGGCCTTCGGCGGGCTCGACCCGGAGCTGCCCGGGCGGATCGGGTCCTTCGCGGTGGACCTGTCCCCGACCCAGGACTGGGCGGCGTTCCTGCTCGACCGGCGGATCCGCCCGCTCCTGCGGGACGCGCTCGGGGCCGGCCGGATCGCCCCGCACGCCGCGGACCTGCTCGAGGAGCTCGCCCCGCGGGCCGAGGAGCTCGCGGGGCCGCCGGAGCCCCCCACCCTGGTGCACGGCGACCTGTGGGCCGGGAACCGGCTCGTGGACGTCCGGGGCCGGAACTGGCTGATCGACCCGTCGGCGCACTGGGGCCACCGCGAGGTCGACATCGCGATGATGCTGCTGTTCGGCGGCTTCGGCGAGGAGTGCCTGGCCGCCTACGACGCCGAGCACCCGCTCGCGCCCGGCTGGCAGGAGCGGGTGCCGTGGTACCAGCTGCCGCCGCTGCTGGTGCACGCCGTCCGGTTCGGCGGCGGCTACGGGGACGCGGCCGTGCGGGCGCTCCGGCAGCTGCGCGGCTGACCGGCCGCGCCGGGAAGCGGCGGCGGGAGCAGGGTCCTCAGCGCTGCTCGCCCACCGCCCGGTCGTCCACGGCCCGGCCGGCCCGGCGCCGCTCCGCCTCGTGCTGGTCGGCATGCTGTGCGCCGGTGCCGGCACCGGCACGGCGGCGGAGGTACGCCGTGGCCAGCACCACCAGGACCGCCGCCGTGGCCGCGCCCCAGGCCAGGAGCACGGACCGCGGCTCGTCCGTGGCCCGGCCGACCGCGATCCAGGACAGCCCCCACGCGGAGGCGGCGGCCACGGCCCAGCGCCCGCCGACCCGCCGCTGGATGGCGGCGACCACCGCCGCGAGCACGAGCACGACGACGACGCCGATCCACTCGGCGCCCCGGCCCTCCTGGGACACGCCCGAGGACACGAGGGCGGCCGCCACGTTGGCCGCCGTCGCGACGGACACCCAGCCCAGGTACAGCCCGAAGGTGCCGTCGACCACGATCAGGTCGAGCGGGCCGCGCCGGCCGGGGACCTCGGTCAGGCGCACCACCAGCAGGCCCAGGACGAGGACCAGGGCGACGATGACCCCGACGCTGGCCCAGATCCAGCCCTGCTGGGTGACCAGCAGCCAGCCGGCGTTGAGGAGCATGGACGCCGCCGCGAGCCGGCCGGTGGCGCGGGCCCGGGGGTCCGTCGTCCGCGAGGGCAGCCACTGCCAGACGGTGTAGGCGAACAGCCCCAGGTAGATGACCGACCAGATCGAGAACGCCGTGCCGGCGGGGGCGAGCAGGGTGGCGTCCGCGGAGAGGCTGCCGCCGGACGACTCCTCGACCCGGGTGCCGAAGACGCCGATGCCGACGAGCGTGCCCAGCAGGCACGCGATCTCGCTGACGGTGACCAGGACCTGGCGGACGCGGTCCGCGCGGGTCGGCCGGAGGTCGGTGCGGCCGGTGCTGACGGGGGAGGCGGTCACGGCGGGGCCTTTCTCGGGTGGCACGGACCGGGGGTCGCGGGTCGGGACTCCCGGGTCGGAGTGCACGGGGTGGAATGTGCGGGTCGGAGTGCGCGGGGTGGAACGTGCGGGTCGGAGTGCGCGGGTCCTCGACCGCCACGGTAGGCCCTGGACCTGACTGCCACCAGGGACGGGGCGCCGGCCGGGGCACCCGTTCCCGGCCGGCGCCCGGGCCGTTCCCCTAGAGTGGCCGGATGGAACCCGAGCAGACGTCCCGGCCCGTCGTGGGCCTTCTCGGCGCCACCGGCATCACCGGGCGCGTGGCACTGGCCCATCTCCTGGCGCGGGCGCCCGAGGCGGGGGTGGACGTCGTCGTCGGCGCCCGTGACCCCGAGCGCGTGCGAGCGCTGTGCGCCGAACGGGACCTCCCCGTCCCCGAGGTCCTGCACGCCGACGTCGCGGAGCCCGGCTCGCTGCGCGCATTCGTCCGGCGGGTCGACGTGCTGGTGAACCTCGCCGGGCCCTACACGCGGCTGGCGCCCCCGGTGCTCGCCGCGTGCGTCGCGGAGGGCACCCACTACCTGGACCTGACGGGCGAGTCGCAGCTCGCCCACCGCACCGACCGGGACCTGCACGAGGCCGCGCGGGCCGCCGGGGTGGCGATCGTGCACACGGCGGGCTTCGAGGCCCTGCCCGCCGACGTCCTCGTCGACGCCGCCCGCCGGCACGCCGCGGCGCGCGGCGAGACGCTGCGCTCCGCGGACCTCGTCACCTCCGTGCGCACGCCGCCGGGGACCGGGTTCTCGGAGTCGGTCTCGGGCGGGACCGTGCAGAGCCTCGTCGAGGTGCTGCGGGACCCGGACCCCGCCCGCACCGGGGACGTCGCCGCCCGTCTCCCGGACCCCGCGCCGGGCAGCGGGACCGCCGCGGACCCCGACGCCGTCCGCGCGACCAGCCCGCTCCGCCTGCGCGCCCGGACCGCCCGCGGCCGGGTGCTCGCGGCCATGAGCCCGCTCGCGGCGATCAATCCCCCGGTGGTGCACCGCACCCAGGCCCTCAGCCCCGTCCCGGGGGCCGCCGCGCACCCCCTGGCCTTCCGCGAGGCCATGGACGTCGGCCGCGCGGGCGGGCTCCGCGGGGCCGGGCGCTTCGCCGCCGCCGTGGCGGTGGCGGTGTTCCAGGCGCTCGCCGGCCTCGCCGCCGCCCTGCCGCACCCGGTGCGGGCGAGGCTCGCCGACGTCCTGGCGGGAGTCCTGCCCCAGGCCGGGACGGGCCCGGCGGGCGACGTGCTCACCGGCTGGTCCTGGACCACCCGCGGGGTGTTCACCACCCACGAGGGCGGCAGCTTCCCCGCCGTGCTGGAGGCGCAGGGCAACCCCGGCTACGGCACCACCCCGTGGCTGACCACGGAGCTCGCCCTGCGCATGGCGGTGCGCGGCGTCCCGGCCGCCGCCCTCGGCTCGAGCACGCCCGCCCTGGCCCTGGACGGCGACCTCGACGCCCTGCTCCCGGCCCGGGTGCGCATCACGGTCGGCTGAGCGCCGTGGACCGGACACCGTGGACGGCGCGCGCCGGCCCCCGTCCCTCACGAGGGACGGGGGCCGGCGGCACGACCGCTGCGGGCGGGACTACGGCTTGAGCACCACCTTGATGCAGCCGTCCTCCTTCTTCTGGAACTTCTCGTACATCTCCGGCGCCTGCGACAGCGGCACCTGGTGGGTCGCCAGGTCGAGGACGCCCAGCGGGTCCGAGGGGTCGTCCACGAGCGGCAGGAGCTCGTCGATCCAGGACTTCACGTTGCACTGGCCCATGCGCAGCTGGACCTGCTTGTCGAACAGCGTGAGCATCGGCATGGGGTCCTTCATGCCGCCGTACACGCCGCTGAGCGAGATCGTGCCGCCGCGCCGGACGGCGTCGATGGCGGTGTAGAGCGCGGTGAGCTTGTCCACCCCTGCCGTCTCCATCGCCTTGCGGCCCAGCGGGGACGGCAGCAGCCCCACCGCCTTGTGGGCCGCGCCGGCCACGTGTGAGCCGTGCGCCTCCATCCCGACCGCGTCCACCACGGAGTCCGGGCCGCGGCCGTCCGTGAGGTCCTTGAGCCGCTCCGCCACGTCGCCCGCGGAGTCCAGCGTCTCGATGCCGTGGCGCTCGGCCATGGCCCGGCGCTCGGCGACCGGGTCCACCGCGAGCACCCGGTAGCCCAGGTGCCGGCCGATCCGGGCGGACATCTGGCCGATCGGGCCCAGCCCCAGCACGGCCAGGGAGCCGCCCTCCGGGGGAGCGGCGTACTTCACGGCCTGCCACGCGGTGGGGACCACGTCGGACAGGTAGAGGTAGCGCTCGTCCTCACCGGTCTCGGGGACCTTGATGGGCCCGTAGTCGGCGTGCGGCACCCGCAGGTACTCGGCCTGCCCACCCGGCACGGAGCCGTAGAGCCGCGAGTAGCCGAGGAACGCCGCGCCGCTGTTGTACTCCCGGACCTGGGTGGTCTCGCACTGCGACTGCAGCCCCTGGTTGCACATGAAGCAGTGCCCGCAGGAGACGTTGAACGGGATGACCACGCGGTCCCCGGCCTTGATGTGGGTGACGGCCGGGCCGACCTCCTCGACGATGCCCATCGGCTCGTGGCCGATGATGTCGCCCTTGTCCATGAACGGGCCCAGCACCTCGTACAGGTGCAGGTCGGACCCGCAGATCCCGGTCGACGTGATCCGCACGATCGCGTCCGTGGGCTCCTGGATCCGCGGATCCGGGACCTCCTCGACGCTCACCGAGCGCTTTCCCTGCCATGTCAGAGCCTTCATCGATCCTCCTTCTCAGAACGGCCCCTCCGGTGCGGAAGGACAGCATGCTGATCTGTTCGGTCCGGCCCAGCCTACTCGGCGGTGTCCGGACGCGCATAGTGCGGGGCCTCGGCCGCGGTCTCGCCCCGGAGGAAGTACGCCCCCACCGAGCCGGCCAGGGTCGCGAAGACGGCCACCGAGTAGAGCGCCAGCACCACCTCCAGCACGCGGGGGAAGCCTCCCTGCGCCCCGAGCTCCCGGCCCGTGACGGTGGCCATCGCCGCGTCGGACAGCGCCGGGCCGTATCCCGCGTAGTGGCCGAGGACGTACAGCAGCTGGCTCGAGACCAGCACGACGACGCCGGTGACCGCCGCGAGCCAGCCGATCCTGCTGGACAGCAGCTTCCCCGCCGAGCGGGAGCCGCGCACCCCGGCCGAGAGCACGCTCCCCGCCCGCGTCAGCCGGGTGAGCCGGAGCAGCCGGGCGGCCTGCAGCGCACGGACGAAGCGCAGGAAGGGCAGCAGCAGGAACAGCACCTGCCACCAGTTGCGCTTCCAGAACCGGGCGGAGAACCCGGCGACGTAGGCCCGGAGCAGGAACTCGCCGACGAACACGGCCCAGAAGAGCCAGCCGACCACGTTGAGGAGGGCCACGAGCCCGGGGTCCTCGGCGAGCAGCTGCCCGAGCACCACGAACAGGAACAGCACGCCCAGCACGCCCATCGGCCGGTCGAGCCGGCGCGCGAGCCCCTCCGCGAGGCCGAGCTGCTCGGCCTCGTCGACCGGCCGCCGGTGCTCGTGCCGGGTGCCGTCGTTCCTCGCCACTGCTGTCCTCTCGGTCGCGCCGGTCTGCTCCTGGCCCACGGTAGGGCACGGGCGCACGGACCCCGCCCCGGGCGCGGGCGCAGGCCCGTCCGTCCGTCCGAGGGAGGGTGCGGAGGGTCAGTCCGTTGGCGTCACGGTCGCGTCGACGAGGATGAGCTCCTCGCCGCGGTCGACGTAGAGCTGCGCCGTCTCCTCGTCGGCGACCGTCTGCAGCGCCTCGTAGTCGTCGACCGTGAAGACGTCCCGCTCCTCCACCGTGCCGGTGGCCTCGACCTCGTCGCCCACGGACAGCCCCTCCGGCAGCTGGTCTGCGAGCACGAGCGTGTCCTCCGCGCCGATGGCGATCACCTGGTGGGCCAGGACCTCCTGCACCTCGCCGGTGAGCGTCATGGCCTCGCCCACGAGCTCCTCGGTGGGCACGCCCGACTGGTCGGCGCGGGTCAGCTCGGTCTCCTCGGCGCAGCCGGCGGCGGTGCCGGCCAGGAGGAGCGCGGCCGCCGCGGAGGCTGCGGTCCGGGGGAAGCGGTGCATGGTGGTCTCCTCGTCGTCGTGCTGTGCTCGGTGCCGTTCCGGCAGGACGGGGACGACCGTACGCGGGAGGATCACCGTGCGGCCACCCCCGAGGGCCCTCCCGCAGGGTTCTCGCCGCGGATCGTGACCCCGCCGTGATCCTTCACCCCCTCCATTTCCCGCGGTCGGCGTTCTGGGCGGTCCGCGTCCGGTGTGGCACGTTGCACAAAGTGCAATGTTGCACGGAGTGCATGGTTGCACCTAGTGTCAGCACTCGTGACGAACCTGCCCGCCGAGCCCGCCCGGCACCACCCCCCGGAGGACCGGCGGGAGGCCGTGAAGTACCACAACCGCCGCGCCATCATCGACGCCGCCGCGGCCCTGGCCGCGGAGCGCGGACTGGGGCGCTTCACCGTCAACGACCTCGCCGATCGGGCCGGGGTCTCGCGGCGCACCATCTTCAACCACTTCGCCTCCGCGGACGACGCCGTCTACGCGCGCTTCAGCGAGCTGCTCGGCGTGTTCGTCGACAACTTCGCGCGCGTCGTGGAGGCCACCCCGCCGCCCGCGAACCCCAGCCCCGGCGCCGTCCTCGAGCAGCTGGCCGACGTCATCGAGCGGACCGAGCTCGTCCCCGCCATGTGCCACATCGCCCACCTGATGGGCGCGAGCGGGGACAGCCCCATCACGGCGATGTGGGCGCACGAGGTGTTCCAGACCCTCACCGCCCGGCTGGCCGCGGAGATCACCGACCGGGTCCCCGGCGCGCCTTCCTTCACCGTGGACCTGCTCGCGAGCCTGCTGCTCCACGCCCTGGCCGTGTCCTTCGAGCGGTGGGCCGAGGAGACCGGCGCGGTGGACACCTCGGACAGCCGCGAGACCTGGCGCCGGCTGCTGCGCACCGCCGTGGACCGCCTGCGCCACGGCTTCGCGGACTGACCCGACCGACAGAGCACGACCCCCCGAGCACGACCCACGGAACACGACCGACAGAGAAGAGACATGGCACATCTGCTGTACCGACTCGGGCGCTTCGCCGCCCGCCGCGCCTGGGCCGTGGTCGCTGCCTGGGCGGTGGTCCTGCTCCTCGCCGGCGGCGCCTTCGCCGCCTTCGGCGGGCAGCTGACCAACGCGATCACCGTTCCCGGCACCGAGACCCAGCGGCTGGCCGACCGCCTGCAGAGCGAGCTGCCCGACGCCGGCCACGGCACCGGCCGGATCGTGTTCCAGACCGAGGACGGCGAGCCGTTCACCGCGGACCAGCGCGAGCAGATCGGGAAGGCGCTCACCGAGGCGGAGGAGTCCCCGGGCGTCGACGGCGTCCTGGACCCGTTCGCCGCCCAGGACGAGCGCGAGGCGCAGGAGCAGCAGCTCGCGGACGGGCGCGAACAGGCCGCCGACGGCCGCGCGCAGCTCGACGCCGCCGAGGACACGCTCGACGAGAACCAGGAGAAGCTCGACGCCGCCCGGGAGCAGGCCGAGCGGGCCGACGCCCCCGACCAGGTCCTCGACGAGCTCGACGAGCGCCAGGAGGCCCTCGACGACGGCCGCGCGGAGCTCGAGCGCA is from Kocuria rosea and encodes:
- a CDS encoding fructosamine kinase family protein, whose amino-acid sequence is MSTFDRAADLPHDLTDELLDGLGVERATPLGGGDTAAAFRLETARGPLFAKTMADPPAGMMAAEVAGLHALREHVPEFLGVPEVVRWTDDGIVLEWIDEAPGRRPSGTEVECGRGLAALHRVRGKAFGGLDPELPGRIGSFAVDLSPTQDWAAFLLDRRIRPLLRDALGAGRIAPHAADLLEELAPRAEELAGPPEPPTLVHGDLWAGNRLVDVRGRNWLIDPSAHWGHREVDIAMMLLFGGFGEECLAAYDAEHPLAPGWQERVPWYQLPPLLVHAVRFGGGYGDAAVRALRQLRG
- a CDS encoding tryptophan-rich sensory protein, which produces MTASPVSTGRTDLRPTRADRVRQVLVTVSEIACLLGTLVGIGVFGTRVEESSGGSLSADATLLAPAGTAFSIWSVIYLGLFAYTVWQWLPSRTTDPRARATGRLAAASMLLNAGWLLVTQQGWIWASVGVIVALVLVLGLLVVRLTEVPGRRGPLDLIVVDGTFGLYLGWVSVATAANVAAALVSSGVSQEGRGAEWIGVVVVLVLAAVVAAIQRRVGGRWAVAAASAWGLSWIAVGRATDEPRSVLLAWGAATAAVLVVLATAYLRRRAGAGTGAQHADQHEAERRRAGRAVDDRAVGEQR
- a CDS encoding saccharopine dehydrogenase NADP-binding domain-containing protein, with amino-acid sequence MEPEQTSRPVVGLLGATGITGRVALAHLLARAPEAGVDVVVGARDPERVRALCAERDLPVPEVLHADVAEPGSLRAFVRRVDVLVNLAGPYTRLAPPVLAACVAEGTHYLDLTGESQLAHRTDRDLHEAARAAGVAIVHTAGFEALPADVLVDAARRHAAARGETLRSADLVTSVRTPPGTGFSESVSGGTVQSLVEVLRDPDPARTGDVAARLPDPAPGSGTAADPDAVRATSPLRLRARTARGRVLAAMSPLAAINPPVVHRTQALSPVPGAAAHPLAFREAMDVGRAGGLRGAGRFAAAVAVAVFQALAGLAAALPHPVRARLADVLAGVLPQAGTGPAGDVLTGWSWTTRGVFTTHEGGSFPAVLEAQGNPGYGTTPWLTTELALRMAVRGVPAAALGSSTPALALDGDLDALLPARVRITVG
- a CDS encoding zinc-dependent alcohol dehydrogenase produces the protein MKALTWQGKRSVSVEEVPDPRIQEPTDAIVRITSTGICGSDLHLYEVLGPFMDKGDIIGHEPMGIVEEVGPAVTHIKAGDRVVIPFNVSCGHCFMCNQGLQSQCETTQVREYNSGAAFLGYSRLYGSVPGGQAEYLRVPHADYGPIKVPETGEDERYLYLSDVVPTAWQAVKYAAPPEGGSLAVLGLGPIGQMSARIGRHLGYRVLAVDPVAERRAMAERHGIETLDSAGDVAERLKDLTDGRGPDSVVDAVGMEAHGSHVAGAAHKAVGLLPSPLGRKAMETAGVDKLTALYTAIDAVRRGGTISLSGVYGGMKDPMPMLTLFDKQVQLRMGQCNVKSWIDELLPLVDDPSDPLGVLDLATHQVPLSQAPEMYEKFQKKEDGCIKVVLKP
- a CDS encoding TetR/AcrR family transcriptional regulator; this encodes MTNLPAEPARHHPPEDRREAVKYHNRRAIIDAAAALAAERGLGRFTVNDLADRAGVSRRTIFNHFASADDAVYARFSELLGVFVDNFARVVEATPPPANPSPGAVLEQLADVIERTELVPAMCHIAHLMGASGDSPITAMWAHEVFQTLTARLAAEITDRVPGAPSFTVDLLASLLLHALAVSFERWAEETGAVDTSDSRETWRRLLRTAVDRLRHGFAD